From the genome of Pseudomonas sp. AB6, one region includes:
- a CDS encoding ABC transporter permease — protein MDYQNLSLIDIAIASSLILINGVLSLMLKLDLERKLAVAAVRTVVQLLAVGYVLGWVFGHGEWYVVLPLMSAMTLIAGLSASERGRRTYVGQRLDSIVSIWLSSWLVAAVGLFAIIRIHPWYEPQYAIPILGMILGNTLTGVSLGIERMTQELTAGRTVVEMSLALGASRWEAAQGPARQAVRAGMIPTLNQMTVVGLVSLPGMMTGQVLAGQSPIQAVRYQIIIMFLIAAASGLGTVLAVLLTYRRLFSADHRFLASKLLVRA, from the coding sequence ATGGATTATCAAAACCTGTCGTTGATAGACATCGCTATTGCGTCCTCATTGATCTTGATCAACGGGGTGCTGTCGCTGATGTTAAAGCTTGATCTGGAGCGCAAGCTTGCGGTGGCGGCAGTTCGTACAGTTGTGCAATTACTGGCCGTTGGTTACGTGCTGGGTTGGGTGTTCGGCCACGGCGAGTGGTACGTGGTGTTGCCGTTGATGTCTGCAATGACCTTGATTGCCGGGTTGTCCGCGTCGGAGCGTGGCAGACGCACGTACGTGGGCCAACGCCTCGACAGCATAGTGTCGATCTGGCTCAGTTCGTGGCTGGTGGCGGCGGTGGGGTTATTCGCGATCATTCGGATTCATCCGTGGTATGAGCCGCAGTATGCGATCCCGATCCTCGGCATGATTCTGGGCAACACTCTGACCGGCGTTTCGCTGGGCATCGAACGAATGACCCAAGAATTGACGGCCGGGCGAACGGTGGTGGAGATGAGCTTGGCGCTGGGTGCATCGCGCTGGGAAGCGGCGCAAGGCCCCGCTCGGCAAGCGGTACGGGCCGGCATGATTCCGACGCTGAATCAAATGACGGTGGTGGGATTGGTCAGCTTGCCGGGGATGATGACCGGGCAGGTACTGGCGGGCCAGTCGCCGATTCAGGCGGTACGCTATCAAATCATCATCATGTTTTTGATCGCGGCCGCTTCCGGTTTAGGAACGGTACTCGCGGTGTTACTCACCTATCGACGGCT
- a CDS encoding ABC transporter ATP-binding protein yields MTLSPPKPSSSMPAQILLKATGLMRYNAKSHAHLLNCVDFSLAAGDRVAVTGPSGSGKSVFLRALALLDSLDAGQVFWRNIPVSGGGIPAFRRHVSYIAQRPAMLEGTVEDNLRYPFTLKVYSDLHFSREAAVRLAKQAGRDDGFLDKQSSELSGGEAQIAALIRVLQLQPDVLLLDEPTAALDPESSQEIEALVTAWFNAAKDRGRAYLWVSHDQAQAQRMSGRQLTMLAGILSEELP; encoded by the coding sequence ATGACGCTTTCTCCACCCAAACCATCGTCATCGATGCCTGCGCAGATTCTTCTCAAGGCCACCGGGCTAATGCGCTATAACGCAAAAAGCCACGCCCACTTGCTCAATTGCGTGGATTTCAGCTTGGCCGCAGGTGACCGGGTGGCGGTGACCGGACCGTCGGGGTCGGGGAAAAGCGTGTTTCTTCGTGCCTTGGCATTGTTGGATTCACTCGATGCTGGCCAGGTTTTTTGGCGCAACATACCGGTGAGTGGTGGGGGCATCCCAGCCTTTCGACGTCATGTCAGCTACATCGCCCAGCGTCCGGCTATGTTGGAAGGTACGGTCGAGGACAACCTGCGGTATCCGTTTACCCTGAAGGTTTACAGCGACCTGCACTTTAGTCGCGAAGCGGCGGTGCGACTGGCGAAACAGGCGGGGAGGGATGATGGTTTTCTTGACAAGCAGTCAAGCGAATTGTCGGGAGGGGAGGCGCAAATTGCGGCCTTGATCCGTGTGCTGCAACTGCAACCCGATGTCCTGCTGCTCGACGAACCTACGGCTGCGCTTGACCCGGAATCTTCGCAAGAAATTGAAGCGCTGGTCACTGCCTGGTTCAACGCAGCCAAAGACCGTGGGCGGGCCTATTTATGGGTGTCCCACGATCAAGCGCAGGCACAGCGAATGAGTGGGCGTCAGCTGACGATGCTGGCCGGTATTTTGAGCGAGGAACTCCCATGA
- a CDS encoding ABC transporter ATP-binding protein, with the protein MLVVRRFASFIDQAKRALELVWSTSRGLFIGLVVATLIAGVLPALAAWLGQRIVDAVVAAMQLHASQGSAPLWPVLRYVLFEAGVLALLAGAQRGLSVQQSLLRVQLGQKVNTLILEKAQTLSLVQFENSEFYDKLVRVRREASTRPLALVTKSLGLIQNLISLISFAVLLVHFSPWALAILILGALPVFFAEAHFSGDAFRLFSRRAPETRHQNYIETLLSHETYIKEVKLFGFAPLLLQRYRDTFTKLYSEDRRLTLRRDSWGFLLGLLGTSAFYLAYAWVVIDTVNGLISLGQMTMYLVLFKQGQSAVSSSLSAISGLYEDGLYLSNLYEYLAQPVIIETGGLVHGVLPGDGLRCEGVGFTYPDAQRATLENIDLHLQPGFSVALVGENGSGKTTLIKLLTRLYRPDQGRILLDGSDLNDWSEDALRRRIGVIFQDYIRYQLTVGENLGVGDIDAFNDESRWRQAATQGMAAEFIEALDGGFATQLGRWFAGGQELSGGQWQKIALSRAYMRRNADILILDEPTAALDAAAEAAVFEHFREHAKSRMTLLISHRFSSVRNADHIMVLDQGRVLERGDHDSLVAAGGRYAQLFDLQARGYR; encoded by the coding sequence ATGCTAGTTGTCAGACGCTTCGCCTCATTTATCGACCAAGCGAAGCGTGCCTTGGAACTGGTCTGGAGTACCTCGCGGGGGCTGTTTATCGGTTTGGTCGTGGCAACCCTGATAGCCGGGGTGCTACCCGCATTAGCCGCATGGCTCGGGCAGCGAATTGTCGATGCAGTGGTTGCGGCCATGCAGTTGCACGCGAGTCAAGGCAGCGCTCCGTTATGGCCTGTGTTGCGTTACGTATTATTCGAAGCAGGTGTGCTGGCGCTGTTGGCGGGCGCACAACGGGGCCTCTCGGTTCAACAGTCGCTGTTGCGGGTGCAACTGGGGCAGAAGGTCAACACCCTGATTCTGGAAAAGGCCCAAACCCTATCGCTGGTGCAGTTCGAAAATTCCGAATTTTATGACAAATTGGTTCGCGTTCGCCGCGAAGCCTCGACTCGCCCACTGGCCTTGGTCACCAAATCCCTGGGCCTGATCCAGAACCTTATTTCTCTGATCAGCTTTGCCGTGCTACTGGTGCATTTCTCACCCTGGGCGCTAGCGATATTGATTCTCGGCGCATTGCCCGTGTTCTTCGCCGAAGCGCATTTCTCCGGCGATGCCTTTCGTTTGTTTAGCCGCCGCGCCCCGGAAACCCGCCACCAAAACTATATTGAAACCCTGCTCTCCCATGAGACCTACATCAAAGAGGTCAAGCTGTTTGGCTTTGCGCCGCTTCTGTTGCAGCGTTATCGGGACACCTTTACCAAGCTCTACAGCGAAGACCGTCGTTTGACTCTGCGCCGTGATAGTTGGGGCTTTCTCCTTGGCCTACTGGGTACCAGCGCGTTTTATCTAGCGTACGCCTGGGTCGTGATCGATACGGTGAACGGCTTGATCAGCCTGGGGCAAATGACAATGTACTTGGTGCTGTTCAAGCAAGGGCAAAGTGCGGTGAGCAGTAGCCTCAGTGCTATCAGCGGTTTATATGAAGACGGCCTGTACCTGTCCAACCTCTACGAGTATCTGGCGCAACCGGTGATCATCGAAACAGGTGGGCTGGTCCACGGCGTGCTGCCTGGCGACGGCCTGCGCTGCGAAGGCGTGGGTTTCACTTACCCGGACGCCCAGCGCGCCACCCTGGAAAATATCGATTTGCATTTGCAGCCGGGGTTTAGCGTGGCTCTGGTGGGCGAAAACGGCTCAGGCAAGACCACCTTGATCAAGTTGCTGACCCGGCTATATCGCCCCGATCAAGGCCGCATCCTGCTGGATGGCAGCGACCTTAACGACTGGAGCGAAGACGCATTGCGGCGGCGGATCGGGGTGATATTCCAGGATTACATCCGTTATCAGCTAACGGTGGGTGAAAACCTTGGCGTCGGCGATATCGACGCCTTTAACGACGAATCCCGCTGGCGCCAAGCCGCGACTCAAGGCATGGCGGCAGAATTCATCGAAGCGCTGGACGGCGGCTTTGCCACCCAGCTAGGCCGCTGGTTTGCCGGAGGCCAAGAGCTATCCGGTGGTCAATGGCAGAAAATAGCCCTGTCTCGGGCTTACATGCGCCGTAACGCTGACATCCTCATCCTCGACGAACCCACGGCCGCCCTCGATGCCGCTGCCGAAGCGGCGGTGTTCGAGCACTTTCGCGAACACGCTAAAAGCCGCATGACGCTGTTGATCTCGCACCGTTTTTCCAGCGTGCGCAACGCGGACCACATCATGGTACTGGACCAGGGCAGGGTACTTGAACGCGGCGACCACGACAGCTTGGTGGCGGCGGGCGGTCGCTACGCGCAGTTGTTTGACTTACAGGCTCGGGGGTATCGGTAG
- a CDS encoding DUF1652 domain-containing protein, with amino-acid sequence MFALSYVSRCLKKSFMPLACECTLGADASLTVRIFDPVTGRVDLVVTGIVMERLNDADDVANMIEELREEMRSNTFRAVQVSD; translated from the coding sequence GTGTTTGCTCTGTCCTATGTAAGTCGCTGCCTGAAAAAAAGTTTTATGCCCTTGGCCTGTGAATGCACGCTGGGTGCCGATGCATCGCTCACGGTCCGGATTTTTGACCCGGTTACCGGACGTGTCGATTTGGTGGTAACCGGGATCGTAATGGAAAGGCTCAACGACGCTGATGATGTCGCCAATATGATCGAAGAGCTGCGCGAAGAGATGCGGAGCAATACGTTCAGGGCCGTGCAGGTAAGCGATTAG
- a CDS encoding helix-turn-helix transcriptional regulator gives MSQDVLATETNRRQLQQIISGLSDGVILIEVDQTIAWANDAALAMHGVSQVSELGVNAKAYAKRFTLRYRNHHPLSDDNYPIVRAAAGETFSDVVVEVRPINNEEKIWVHRVRSMTLADISGEAESLVIILTDVTEWASAEERFEKTFGANPAPAVICRLSDLRYIKVNPGFLEMTGYAREQVIGRSVYEVDVLEGADNKELAVQRLGEGATVPQMHAELKLPSGGSKLVIVAGQPLSINDEVCMLFSFVDLEPRRKAEVALRQSEERFAKTFRLNPVPTLMCSAQSQQVVDVNEAFFRITGFNPEEVLGKTAAEIGFIDDTRACNQLFATLEKVGSVGEQDLRVRKKDGELIDCVVSADTLTIQDAPCYLMVLMNITERKRSELELIVAIEEVMRDASWFSQTLIEKLANVKSTKAPHQPNTSFTELTARERDVLGLICEGLADKEIAARLKLAPNTVRNHVATVYSKLDVHSRSEAIVWSRERGLFSGERRTNGKS, from the coding sequence ATGAGCCAAGACGTACTTGCCACCGAAACCAACCGACGCCAATTGCAGCAGATCATTTCCGGATTGTCCGACGGTGTGATTCTGATCGAAGTGGATCAGACCATAGCGTGGGCCAACGACGCCGCGTTGGCTATGCATGGGGTCAGTCAAGTCAGTGAGTTGGGCGTAAACGCGAAGGCGTACGCCAAGCGATTCACCTTGCGTTATCGCAACCACCACCCGTTATCCGACGACAACTACCCGATTGTCCGAGCGGCGGCCGGGGAGACATTCAGTGATGTGGTGGTTGAAGTCAGACCCATCAACAATGAAGAAAAAATCTGGGTGCACCGAGTTCGCAGCATGACGTTGGCCGATATCTCTGGCGAGGCCGAGTCGCTGGTGATTATTTTGACTGATGTCACCGAATGGGCCAGTGCAGAAGAGCGCTTCGAGAAAACCTTTGGTGCCAACCCAGCGCCAGCAGTAATTTGCAGACTGAGCGATTTACGCTACATCAAGGTAAACCCAGGTTTTCTGGAAATGACCGGTTATGCCCGAGAGCAGGTTATCGGCCGTTCCGTTTATGAGGTTGACGTGCTGGAGGGGGCCGATAACAAAGAACTGGCCGTTCAGAGGCTAGGTGAAGGCGCGACCGTTCCGCAGATGCACGCGGAGCTTAAGCTCCCCTCGGGGGGCAGCAAGTTGGTGATCGTTGCCGGTCAGCCGCTCAGCATCAACGATGAAGTCTGCATGCTTTTTTCTTTTGTCGACCTGGAACCGCGCCGCAAAGCCGAGGTTGCGTTGCGTCAGAGCGAAGAGCGTTTCGCCAAAACCTTTCGTTTAAATCCGGTACCGACGTTGATGTGCAGTGCGCAGAGCCAGCAAGTAGTGGACGTAAACGAAGCATTTTTCAGAATAACCGGTTTTAATCCTGAGGAAGTGTTGGGCAAAACGGCGGCAGAAATCGGTTTTATTGACGACACCCGTGCCTGCAATCAGTTATTTGCGACCCTCGAAAAGGTCGGCAGCGTGGGAGAGCAGGACCTTAGAGTTCGCAAAAAAGATGGCGAGCTAATTGATTGCGTAGTGTCGGCGGACACCCTAACTATTCAGGACGCTCCTTGTTACCTGATGGTGTTGATGAATATCACCGAGCGCAAGCGTTCCGAGTTGGAACTGATTGTGGCCATCGAAGAAGTAATGCGTGATGCATCGTGGTTCAGCCAGACGTTGATTGAAAAGCTGGCCAACGTAAAAAGCACTAAAGCACCCCATCAACCAAATACCTCATTTACCGAACTGACGGCTCGCGAGCGTGATGTGCTGGGGTTGATTTGCGAAGGGCTTGCCGATAAGGAAATCGCCGCTCGACTCAAACTTGCACCCAATACCGTACGTAATCACGTGGCAACGGTGTATTCAAAACTTGACGTTCATAGTCGTAGCGAAGCTATCGTTTGGTCCCGAGAACGCGGTTTATTTAGCGGTGAGCGGCGAACAAACGGCAAATCATAA
- a CDS encoding permease codes for MSTMPTVAQPRGLSFWWKPVLFLLVAVIGLYYVKWSPYYLKSFVAADNHSIGASILNAPQDNTFSAALAYAQVYFLAIWKAAALAVILGSLMQVLIPRDWLLSLFGRAGFGSTLRGGLFALPAMMCSCCAAPVAAGMRRQQVSVGAALAFWIANPVLNPATLVFMGFVLGWEFTALRLVAGVVLVLGVSLIAQRIASPEQVPEQALEAVADASSTDQSNFFTRWGRTLWQLFWSTIPIYVVAVLVLGAARVWLFPHIDASMGNSLLWITALAAVGTLFVIPTAAEIPIVQTMMSLGLGTGPAVALLMTLPSVSLPSLLMLRQSFDTKILVTVGVLTMVVGIISGLVGVAIL; via the coding sequence ATGTCCACAATGCCTACCGTCGCCCAACCAAGGGGCCTGTCATTCTGGTGGAAGCCAGTTTTGTTCTTGTTGGTGGCGGTCATCGGCCTCTACTACGTCAAATGGTCGCCCTACTACTTGAAATCGTTCGTCGCTGCCGACAACCACAGCATTGGCGCGTCGATCCTTAACGCCCCGCAAGACAACACGTTCAGCGCCGCGCTGGCCTACGCCCAGGTGTACTTTCTGGCAATTTGGAAAGCCGCTGCTTTGGCGGTCATCCTGGGTTCGCTGATGCAAGTGCTGATTCCACGGGACTGGCTGTTGAGTCTGTTCGGCCGCGCCGGTTTTGGTTCGACCTTACGCGGCGGTTTGTTCGCGCTACCAGCGATGATGTGCAGTTGCTGCGCCGCTCCAGTGGCTGCGGGCATGCGCCGGCAACAGGTCTCCGTTGGCGCGGCGCTGGCTTTTTGGATCGCTAACCCAGTACTGAACCCGGCCACGCTGGTGTTCATGGGTTTTGTACTGGGCTGGGAATTCACCGCATTGCGCCTGGTGGCCGGGGTGGTATTAGTGCTGGGTGTCTCGTTGATCGCTCAACGCATCGCCAGCCCAGAACAAGTACCCGAACAAGCGCTGGAAGCCGTTGCAGACGCAAGTTCGACTGATCAAAGTAATTTCTTCACCCGCTGGGGCCGGACCTTGTGGCAACTTTTTTGGAGCACGATTCCGATTTACGTGGTCGCGGTACTGGTACTGGGCGCAGCGCGAGTTTGGCTTTTCCCCCACATCGATGCGTCCATGGGCAACAGCCTGTTATGGATCACGGCGCTGGCCGCAGTCGGTACGTTGTTCGTGATTCCAACCGCTGCCGAAATTCCGATTGTCCAAACCATGATGTCGTTGGGCCTGGGCACCGGCCCTGCCGTCGCGCTATTGATGACCTTGCCCAGCGTGAGCTTGCCGTCGTTGCTGATGCTGCGCCAGTCGTTCGACACCAAGATACTGGTGACCGTGGGCGTGTTGACGATGGTGGTCGGGATTATCAGCGGGTTGGTGGGTGTGGCTATTTTATAA
- the mnmH gene encoding tRNA 2-selenouridine(34) synthase MnmH: MRDNSADYRHIFLNDIPLMDVRAPVEFDKGAFPLACNLPLMNDLERERVGTCYKQQGQQAAIELGHQLVSGQTRQDRIDAWSAFARSQPQGFLYCFRGGLRSQLTQQWLKNEAGIEYPRVLNGYKALRTYLMDVTESAVLECDFILVAGLTGSGKTEVLTQLSNALDLEGHANHRGSSFGKHATGQPAQISFENALSIDILKKRAAGTTQFVIEDEGRAVGSRAVPLTLFQGMQHYPLVWLEEPFENRVERILKDYVVDLCAEFFEVHGLEQGFGVFAAQLRRSLASIVKRLGGERYQRLSAVMDAALDEQENSGAVDLHREWISGMLGEYYDPMYAYQRDSKGPRIEFSGNHAAVIEYLKARQLRVA; the protein is encoded by the coding sequence ATGCGTGACAACAGCGCCGACTACCGCCACATTTTTCTCAACGACATCCCGCTGATGGACGTCCGTGCCCCGGTCGAATTCGACAAGGGTGCTTTCCCTTTGGCGTGTAATCTGCCGCTAATGAATGACCTTGAGCGGGAGAGGGTCGGTACCTGTTACAAGCAACAAGGGCAACAGGCGGCCATCGAACTGGGCCATCAATTGGTCTCCGGCCAGACCAGGCAGGACCGGATTGACGCGTGGTCCGCGTTTGCTCGCTCCCAACCTCAAGGTTTTTTGTATTGCTTCCGAGGAGGCCTGCGCTCGCAACTGACCCAGCAATGGCTCAAAAACGAGGCGGGGATTGAATACCCTCGGGTGCTCAACGGTTACAAAGCGCTGCGTACGTACTTGATGGACGTCACTGAAAGCGCGGTGTTGGAATGTGATTTTATATTGGTGGCGGGGCTGACGGGGTCGGGTAAGACCGAGGTGCTGACCCAACTTAGCAACGCTCTGGACCTGGAGGGCCACGCCAACCATCGCGGTTCAAGCTTCGGCAAGCATGCCACGGGGCAACCGGCCCAGATCAGTTTTGAAAACGCGCTGTCCATCGACATCCTCAAGAAACGGGCTGCGGGCACGACGCAATTTGTGATCGAAGATGAGGGCCGGGCGGTGGGCAGTCGGGCGGTTCCGTTGACCTTGTTTCAGGGCATGCAGCACTACCCGTTGGTGTGGCTTGAAGAGCCATTCGAGAACCGGGTAGAGCGGATTTTGAAAGACTACGTGGTCGACCTGTGTGCCGAGTTTTTTGAGGTGCATGGGCTTGAACAGGGTTTTGGCGTGTTTGCCGCACAACTGCGACGGAGCCTGGCCAGCATCGTCAAACGCTTGGGTGGCGAGCGCTACCAGCGCCTGTCAGCAGTGATGGACGCCGCGCTGGACGAGCAGGAAAACTCCGGTGCGGTGGACCTGCATCGCGAGTGGATAAGCGGGATGTTGGGCGAATATTACGACCCTATGTACGCGTACCAACGTGACAGCAAAGGCCCTCGCATCGAGTTTTCAGGGAACCATGCGGCGGTGATTGAGTATTTGAAGGCCCGTCAGTTGCGTGTGGCTTAA
- the selD gene encoding selenide, water dikinase SelD: MSEPIRLTQYSHGAGCGCKISPEVLSVILTGSGAQNLDPKLWVGNASRDDAAVYAIDEERGVVSTTDFFMPIVDDPFDFGRIAATNAISDIYAMGGDPLMAIAILGWPINLLAPEVARDVIRGGRAACDAAGIPLAGGHSIDAPEPIFGLAVTGLVEKRFMKRNDTATEGCKLYLTKPLGIGILTTAEKKGVLRAEDQGVARDLMCTLNKPGSRFARLEGVKAMTDVTGFGLLGHLVEMADGAKLTARIDFAAVPRLPSVEFYLQQNCVPGGTHRNFDSYSGRLTPLTPIQKLLLCDPQTSGGLLVAVETDAQEAFLTMAGELGLNLSVIGEFIGRQSHAVEVF; this comes from the coding sequence ATGAGCGAGCCGATCCGCCTTACCCAATACAGTCATGGCGCCGGTTGTGGCTGCAAAATCTCCCCCGAAGTGCTGTCAGTGATCCTGACTGGCAGCGGCGCGCAGAACCTCGATCCAAAGCTTTGGGTCGGCAATGCCTCGCGGGACGATGCGGCGGTATATGCCATCGATGAAGAACGTGGCGTGGTCTCGACCACCGATTTTTTCATGCCAATCGTCGATGATCCGTTCGATTTTGGTCGCATCGCAGCAACCAACGCCATCAGCGACATTTATGCCATGGGCGGTGATCCGCTAATGGCGATTGCGATCCTCGGTTGGCCAATCAACCTCCTGGCACCAGAAGTGGCCCGCGACGTGATTCGCGGCGGACGGGCCGCCTGCGATGCTGCTGGCATTCCACTGGCAGGCGGACATTCGATTGATGCGCCGGAACCGATCTTCGGTCTTGCGGTAACGGGGCTGGTGGAAAAGCGTTTTATGAAGCGCAACGACACTGCTACCGAAGGCTGCAAGCTGTACCTGACCAAACCGCTAGGCATTGGCATTCTCACCACCGCCGAAAAGAAAGGTGTGCTGCGAGCCGAGGATCAAGGCGTAGCTCGAGACTTGATGTGCACGCTGAACAAGCCGGGCAGCCGCTTCGCCCGACTCGAAGGAGTCAAGGCCATGACTGACGTTACCGGCTTTGGTCTGTTGGGCCATCTGGTTGAGATGGCCGACGGCGCCAAACTGACGGCGCGTATCGACTTTGCGGCCGTGCCGCGTTTGCCCAGCGTCGAATTTTACCTTCAGCAAAACTGCGTGCCGGGTGGCACTCACCGAAATTTCGACAGCTACAGCGGCCGCCTTACGCCGCTGACACCCATTCAGAAACTGTTGCTGTGCGACCCGCAAACCAGCGGCGGGTTGTTGGTGGCTGTCGAGACTGATGCACAGGAAGCGTTCCTGACGATGGCTGGAGAGCTGGGTTTGAACTTGTCGGTGATCGGCGAATTCATCGGTCGACAGAGCCACGCGGTCGAGGTGTTTTGA
- the lhpI gene encoding bifunctional Delta(1)-pyrroline-2-carboxylate/Delta(1)-piperideine-2-carboxylate reductase — protein MKVFNEIETAALLPIRELIAALRVAAQQVVDGDIVSPERLVVALKDGGVMLSMPATADDIAIHKLVNVNPRNRNEGLPTIHGQVVACDALSGVMLFQVDGPTVTGRRTAAVTLLGISCLLPQSPNSVLVIGGGKQAGNHVEAIAEVYPDAVIRVRGSSVQSARAFVERFKARAPNLVAEDLANQSDADVVITLTTSKTPVYLEPARPGCLVIGVGAFTPDAAEISAKLINASTVYVDDPLGATHEAGDLILANIEWGRVKSLASALVNKPDFSKPIVFKTVGTGAWDLAACRVIKANLDRR, from the coding sequence ATGAAAGTCTTCAACGAAATTGAAACAGCCGCGCTGTTACCCATCCGCGAATTGATAGCGGCATTAAGGGTTGCTGCTCAGCAGGTCGTCGATGGCGACATCGTCAGTCCTGAACGGCTGGTGGTGGCGCTCAAAGACGGCGGCGTGATGCTGTCGATGCCAGCGACTGCGGATGACATCGCCATCCACAAACTCGTAAACGTCAATCCGCGCAACCGTAACGAAGGCCTGCCAACGATTCACGGGCAAGTGGTCGCCTGTGACGCGTTAAGCGGCGTCATGTTGTTTCAAGTAGATGGTCCGACCGTTACGGGCAGAAGAACCGCCGCTGTCACCCTGCTGGGCATCAGCTGTTTATTGCCACAATCGCCTAATTCGGTGTTGGTTATTGGTGGCGGCAAGCAAGCGGGAAATCACGTGGAGGCGATCGCCGAGGTGTACCCCGACGCAGTGATCAGGGTTCGCGGCAGCTCTGTGCAGAGCGCTCGGGCGTTCGTTGAGCGGTTCAAGGCCCGCGCGCCCAATCTGGTGGCCGAAGACCTGGCCAATCAATCGGATGCAGATGTAGTCATCACGCTGACCACCAGCAAGACACCTGTGTACCTTGAGCCAGCCCGACCCGGTTGTCTGGTCATCGGTGTCGGTGCGTTCACGCCTGACGCTGCCGAAATTTCAGCCAAATTGATCAATGCCAGCACCGTTTATGTCGATGATCCCTTGGGCGCCACCCATGAGGCGGGCGATCTGATTCTGGCCAACATAGAGTGGGGCAGGGTGAAATCCTTGGCATCGGCATTAGTCAACAAACCCGACTTCTCAAAACCCATTGTCTTCAAAACTGTGGGCACCGGGGCATGGGATCTGGCAGCGTGTCGAGTGATCAAAGCCAATCTTGATCGGCGCTGA
- a CDS encoding DUF2252 family protein, protein MKLPRPQDRIELLDSRRNEKMARSAHAYVRGNTIQFYEWLHSQRGRRLPHGPNVWICGDCHVGNLGPTGDIHGRIDIHIRDLDQTVIGNPVHDLVRLALSLAMAARGSDLPGVTTARMLEEMMRGYAQAFVKEQSEDPERPSQVKGGMRTAVQRTWKHLARERIENERPTIPLGKSFWPLSRAEKAEIKLLCATPEIHKLVTSLKGRPNDASVELLDSAYWVKGCSSLGLMRYAVLLGVGGNEQQDYCLIDVKEAIAAAAPRAARAHMPRDNARRVVEGARHLSPALGERMLATRFLDHGVFIRELLPQDMKLELDTLNEIDAMRAAGYLARIVGIAHARQMDDDMRKSWLADLQLNRSKTLDAPSWLWTSVVQLVGSHEEGYLEHCRRYALETGR, encoded by the coding sequence ATGAAACTACCGCGCCCCCAGGATCGGATCGAGCTGCTCGACAGCCGCCGTAATGAAAAAATGGCCCGTTCGGCTCATGCCTATGTGCGTGGTAACACCATTCAGTTTTATGAATGGCTGCACAGCCAGCGCGGACGACGCTTGCCCCATGGACCCAATGTGTGGATTTGTGGCGATTGTCACGTGGGCAATCTGGGGCCTACCGGGGATATTCACGGGCGCATCGATATTCATATTCGCGATCTGGATCAGACAGTCATTGGTAATCCGGTTCATGACTTGGTTCGGCTGGCGCTTTCTCTGGCAATGGCAGCCCGTGGTTCGGACTTGCCGGGTGTCACCACCGCACGCATGCTTGAAGAGATGATGCGCGGCTATGCACAGGCGTTCGTTAAAGAGCAGAGCGAGGATCCCGAACGGCCTAGTCAGGTAAAAGGCGGCATGCGCACTGCCGTGCAGCGCACATGGAAGCATTTGGCGCGTGAACGTATCGAAAACGAACGCCCGACGATCCCACTGGGGAAAAGTTTCTGGCCTCTGTCCCGTGCAGAAAAAGCTGAGATCAAACTGCTGTGCGCCACTCCAGAGATTCATAAACTGGTGACCTCGCTTAAAGGCCGACCCAATGATGCGAGCGTTGAGCTGTTGGATTCAGCATATTGGGTCAAAGGGTGCAGCTCTTTGGGGCTAATGCGCTATGCAGTACTGCTGGGGGTTGGCGGGAATGAGCAGCAGGATTACTGCCTGATTGATGTTAAAGAAGCCATCGCCGCAGCGGCTCCCCGTGCCGCCCGCGCCCATATGCCCCGGGACAATGCCCGGCGGGTGGTCGAAGGCGCACGTCATTTGTCTCCGGCATTGGGCGAGCGGATGCTGGCCACCCGTTTTCTCGATCACGGTGTGTTTATTCGTGAGTTGTTACCGCAAGACATGAAGCTGGAATTGGACACGCTGAACGAAATCGATGCCATGCGCGCTGCTGGGTATTTGGCGCGAATAGTGGGTATCGCTCATGCCCGGCAGATGGATGACGATATGCGTAAAAGCTGGTTGGCTGATTTGCAACTCAACCGCTCCAAGACGTTGGATGCGCCGTCATGGCTGTGGACCAGTGTCGTGCAGCTAGTGGGCAGCCATGAGGAGGGCTACCTCGAACATTGCCGTCGCTACGCCCTTGAAACCGGGCGCTGA
- a CDS encoding FKBP-type peptidyl-prolyl cis-trans isomerase, with translation MGIELEIKDIQLGAGKEVVKGALITTHYTGYLQDGTVFDSSHERGKPFQCVIGTGRVIKGWDLGLMGMKVGGKRNLSVPAHLAYGERHMGAHIKPNSDLTFEIELLEVLTRDD, from the coding sequence ATGGGCATTGAATTAGAAATAAAAGACATCCAATTGGGTGCTGGCAAGGAAGTGGTCAAAGGCGCGTTGATCACCACCCACTACACGGGGTACCTACAAGACGGTACGGTATTCGATTCATCCCACGAGCGCGGTAAACCCTTCCAATGCGTGATAGGCACCGGGCGCGTGATCAAAGGCTGGGATCTAGGTCTGATGGGCATGAAAGTCGGTGGCAAGCGCAACCTGTCAGTGCCCGCGCACTTGGCCTATGGCGAACGGCACATGGGGGCACACATTAAACCCAACTCAGACCTGACTTTTGAGATCGAGCTTTTGGAGGTGCTGACGCGGGATGATTAA